A single region of the Micropterus dolomieu isolate WLL.071019.BEF.003 ecotype Adirondacks linkage group LG02, ASM2129224v1, whole genome shotgun sequence genome encodes:
- the nucb1 gene encoding nucleobindin-1, whose translation MNVKPGWLLLLSIAVGVWSVPIDRNVGNQEAKQEVQEENGDTGLYYDRYLREVIEVLETDPHFREKLQTANTEDIKNGRLSKELDLVSHHVRTRLDELKRQEVSRLRMLLKAKLDSTSIQTLQMDHASLLKQFEHLDPHNQNTFEAKDLELLISTATKDLENYDAERHEEFKRYEMLKEHERREYLKSLDQEKREREEKRMQDLKEKHRQHPKVNAPGSVAQLREVWEETDGLDPQEFNPKTFFKLHDTNEDGVLDEQELEALFTKELEKVYDPKNEEDDMMEMEEERLRMREHVMKNVDANKDRLVSLEEFLKSTEKREFNNPREWETLDTKPVYTDEELQRFEAELRDKEEELKRRAETLHQEQELLKERGKALEAQRREYQQAVLEMSQRQKEQQAADGQPPAGPNGELQFQPETQKEAKAPAEHEAEAQNNLPAEPPQNLPIHT comes from the exons ATGAACGTGAAACCTGGCTGGCTGCTGCTTTTGTCCATCGCTGTTGGGGTCTGGTCAGTGCCTATTGATCGCAATGTAGGCAACCAGGAAGCAAAACAGGAAGTGCAAGAGGAGAACGGG GACACTGGCCTGTACTACGACAGGTATCTCAGAGAGGTGATTGAGGTTTTGGAAACAGACCCTCACTTCAGAGAGAAACTGCAGACAGCAAACACCGAGGACATCAAG AATGGTCGTCTCAGTAAAGAGCTGGACCTGGTCAGTCACCATGTCAGGACTCGCCTGGATGAGCTGAAGCGTCAGGAAGTTTCTCGCCTCAGGATGCTGCTCAAGGCCAAACTGGACAGCACCAGCATACAGA CCCTTCAGATGGACCACGCCTCCCTGCTGAAGCAGTTTGAACATCTGGATCCCCACAATCAAAACACCTTTGAGGCCAAAGACCTTGAGCTGCTGATTTCGACG GCCACCAAGGACCTGGAGAACTATGATGCCGAGAGACACGAGGAGTTCAAACGCTACGAGATGCTGAAGGAGCACGAGAGACGGGAGTACTTGAAGAGCCTGGAccaggagaagagggagagagaggagaagagaatgCAGGACCTGAAGGAGAAACACCGCCAGCACCCCAAAGTCAATGCTCCG GGTAGTGTTGCTCAGCTACGGGAAGTTTGGGAAGAGACGGACGGACTGGATCCCCAGGAGTTCAacccaaaaacattttttaaactgcatg ATACAAATGAAGATGGCGTTTTAGATGAGCAGGAATTGGAGGCTCTCTTCACTAAAGAG CTGGAGAAGGTCTACGACCCGAAGAACGAGGAAGATGATATGATGGAGATGGAGGAAGAAAGGCTAAGGATGAGGGAGCACGTCATGAAGAAT GTGGACGCTAATAAAGATCGTCTCGTCAGCCTGGAGGAGTTCCTCAAATCCACAGAGAAGAGGGAGTTCAATAATCCCAGAGAGTGGGAG ACCCTGGACACCAAGCCGGTGTACACGGACGAAGAGCTCCAGCGGTTTGAGGCCGAACTCCGGGACAAAGAGGAAGAGCTGAAGAGGAGGGCGGAGACTCTGCATCAGGAGCAGGAGCTGCTGAAGGAGAGAGGCAAAGCCCTAGAGGCCCAGAGGAGAGAGTACCAGCAG GCAGTATTAGAGATGTCTCAGAGACAAAAGGAACAGCAGGCAGCAGACGGGCAGCCTCCAGCAGGTCCTAATGGAGAACTACAGTTCCAGCCAGAGACACAAAAAG aGGCAAAAGCTCCAGCTGAACACGAAGCCGAAGCCCAGAATAATCTGCCTGCAGAGCCTCCACAGAATCTGCCTATACACACTTAA